A single genomic interval of Anopheles darlingi chromosome X, idAnoDarlMG_H_01, whole genome shotgun sequence harbors:
- the LOC125948026 gene encoding uncharacterized protein LOC125948026, with the protein MKPMKKTNPQQFERLVELMKQNPEFARGCHGLGISKTNVKQRWQQFGTVLNALGPPTRPGHEWQRVWMDMKGKVKKILTYNNRELRAGAAGEGSQPNVKSLTPLQREIDVLLHLSTNIKVDELSDDYEPTNAILSPSLDHLLDGQLALSPISSGAERRTEPPRHLPRANKRKCRIRPFEEERYAMLKKQTKLLEQSIVQMAVIGENVAKLVGALNQQTLVLKQAVKLMEKNTGTKQ; encoded by the exons ATGAAACCGatgaaaaaaacgaacccTCAGCAATTCGAGCGTCTCGTTGAGCTGATGAAGCAAAACCCCGAGTTCGCGAGAGGATGCCATGGGTTGGGAATAAGCAAAACCAACGTTAAGCAGCGATGGCAACAGTTCGGCACGGTACTGAACGCCTTGGGACCCCCGACGCGACCAGGACACGAATGGCAGCGA GTTTGGATGGACATGAAggggaaggtgaagaaaaTTTTGACGTACAACAACAGGGAACTacgagcaggagcagctggaGAAGGGTCGCAACCGAATGTAAAATCGTTAACTCCTCTGCAACGCGAGATCGATGTACTGTTGCATCTTTCAACGAACATCAAAGTGGATGAACTCTCGGATGACTACGAACCAACGAATGCCATATTATCTCCGTCGCTCGATCACTTGCTCGATGGCCAGCTAGCATTGTCTCCAATCAGCAGCGGGGCGGAAAGGCGGACTGAACCACCTCGTCACCTCCCAAGGGCTAACAAACGAAAGTGCCGCATTCGACCGTTCGAAGAAGAACGGTATGCAATGTTGAAGAAGCAGACGAAGCTACTGGAACAGTCGATCGTGCAGATGGCGGTGATCGGAGAAAATGTGGCTAAACTTGTCGGTGCGCTGAATCAGCAAACGCTCGTTCTGAAACAAGCCGTGAAACTGATGGAGAAAAATACTGGAACGAAGCAATAG
- the LOC125948004 gene encoding post-GPI attachment to proteins factor 2-like: MEASEPTGSEHGGGAVIANHPAGPSNSSSSNNSEQHVANLSKTALQDSLPQQYQQHQLQHQSHDPSSGVTYRKSRTNTRSKDRAATAASGGDEDAGDRTHCKTLPEQLVVHLIIGFRDMCVFTLVLPLGTLFVCFVSAYVFQPEEIHETHCRVYNIIPSISAITGVSPQRYLWRISIALHIGPRFIIAFVYRNWYRAMLADVADPGRAARVRRMINTVYWLNLLEISALCGVTYISNKENYPLHEKVFIVFMVTSLTYMLATLKLLKLLHPDGPQTPYEESSLRYKQGFFALSIASTIGLILFFLKHRFFCQDLAFSWFALCEYIVASANMGFHCTTMLDFPTEHLLIARNAKQYKKPLASLGWKVD; encoded by the exons ATGGAGGCTAGTGAGCCGACGGGATCAGAAcatggcggtggtgcggtCATCGCTAACCACCCGGCCGGTCctagcaacagtagtagcagcaataatTCGGAGCAGCACGTTGCCAATCTGAGCAAAACGGCGCTACAGGACAGTCTACCCCAAcagtatcagcagcaccagttacAGCATCAATCACACGATCCGTCGTCTGGCGTTACCTATCGGAAGTCGCGAACGAACACCCGGAGTAAAGATCGAGCCGCAACGGCGGCTAGTGGCGGCGACGAAGATGCCGGAGACCGGACACACTGCAAAACCTTACCAGAGCAG CTTGTGGTGCATCTGATCATTGGTTTTCGTGATATGTGTGTATTTACACTAGTGCTACCGCTCGGTactttgttcgtttgtttcgtcTCCGCTTACGTCTTCCAGCCAGAGGAAATTCATGAAACACACTGTCGG GTGTACAATATCATTCCATCGATCAGTGCCATTACCGGCGTCAGTCCGCAACGTTACTTGTGGCGGATCTCGATCGCGCTGCACATCGGACCGCGCTTCATCATTGCCTTCGTCTACCGGAACTGGTACCGGGCCATGCTAGCCGACGTCGCCGATCCAGGG CGGGCAGCACGAGTCCGCCGGATGATAAATACCGTGTACTGGCTGAACCTGCTCGAGATCAGTGCCCTGTGCGGTGTTACCTACATCTCGAACAAGGAAAACTATC CCTTGCACGAGAAAGTGTTCATCGTCTTCATGGTGACCTCGCTGACGTACATGCTGGCGACGCTGAAGCTGTTGAAGCTGCTACATCCGGATGGGCCGCAGACGCCGTACGAGGAGTCCTCGCTGCGGTACAAGCAGGGCTTCTTCGCGCTCTCGATCGCGAGCACGATCGGGTTAATATTGTTCTTTCTGAAGCATCGCTTCTTCTGTCAGGATCTCG CATTCAGTTGGTTTGCGCTTTGCGAGTACATTGTGGCGTCCGCCAACATGGGCTTTCACTGTACGACCATGCTCGACTTTCCGACCGAGCATTTGCTGATTGCTCGGAACGCAAAACAGTACAAAAAGCCGCTAGCCTCGCTGGGCTGGAAGGTGGATTGA
- the LOC125948015 gene encoding nucleoporin Nup43: MATLEYEAVITCEAVADQMSCVRWINDGRSTHASFVTGSYGEASNVLAWWQLSIPGSIGEGDYQESHKRPKWLTESSIQGDITALEAGPTGTLLAATSEGLCCVVKMEEVLDEHRLQLSQWFQGSHTFDGEQNASCTGLSVYDSMVTTVGEDGRLYLYRSIHDTVPLREYQDANESSYRCVKLLDSNNVLVGSSNHLLHCFDLRNGSDMPSFSLYTGEKEEELAGSSCAVCIRPMLGRDKFIFAGLESGTIMGWDLRNPNGVTQSMEGHSGAVTGMCFPVYSAGTMFSASDDGDIGQWHFDMQQWEGNRIAFQQLVKCQTRIMKQRHAIRSIDANATQLIAVGDGRMIFFIDSVSYYLAP; encoded by the exons ATGGCTACGCTGGAATATGAAGCAGTGATTACGTGTGAGGCCGTTGCGGATCAGATGTCGTGCGTGCGCTGGATCAACGATGGTCGCAGCACGCACGCGTCTTTTGTCACCGGTTCGTACGGCGAGGCGTCGAACGTACTCGCTTGGTGGCAGCTGTCGATCCCGGGAAGCATCGGCGAGGGCGACTACCAAGAGAGTCATAAGAGACCGAAATGGCTGACCGAATCATCCATCCAGGGTGACATTACTGCGCTGGAGGCAGGGCCTACCGGAACGCTCCTTGCCGCAACCTCCGAAG GCCTTTGCTGCGTAGTGAAGATGGAGGAAGTGCTGGACGAACATCGGCTGCAGCTCAGCCAGTGGTTCCAGGGTAGCCACACGTTCGACGGAGAGCAGAATGCTAGCTGTACGGGGTTATCGGTGTACGACAGTATGGTAACAACCGTGGGCGAAGACGGTCGCCTTTACTTATACCGGTCGATACATGATACGGTACCGCTGCGCGAGTACCAAGATGCCAATGAGTCTAGCTATCGCTGCGTGAAGCTGCTCGATTCCAACAATGTGctcgtcggcagcagcaatcatcTGCTACACTGCTTTGACCTGCGCAATGGGTCGGACATGCCCTCGTTCTCATTGTACACGggtgagaaggaggaggaattgGCAGGCTCATCGTGCGCCGTCTGTATTCGCCCGATGCTGGGCAGGGACAAGTTT ATATTCGCCGGGCTCGAGAGCGGCACAATCATGGGCTGGGACTTGCGGAATCCGAACGGTGTGACGCAGAGTATGGAAGGTCACAGTGGAGCCGTCACCGGGATGTGTTTCCCTGTCTATTCAGCCGGCACCATGTTCAGCGCGTCGGACGATGGCGACATTGGACAGTGGCATTTCGACATGCAGCAATGGGAGGGCAACAGAATCGCCTTTCAACAGCTGGTGAAATGCCAAACGCGCATCATGAAACAGCGCCACgccatccgatcgatcgatgcgaatGCGACCCAGCTGATAGCGGTTGGCGATGGGCGGATGATATTTTTCATCGACAGCGTTTCGTACTATTTAGCGCCATGA
- the LOC125947986 gene encoding transcription factor kayak isoform X1, which produces MRDHSAVAASSAFDDSSQQYDSDSNSTSGASHHSQHSDDADTADGSSNVSNPAATSDGGSGAGSGNAMVGGGVAAPTTTAASPAHQSKTLDLSVSAATANASVALTSLLLTHAFAPFEAIGVHSGVPTRTTPTLTPTTLKNIEQSIMGLTSDNQINLPYQAGFVPPPFPLEELSQDRDASQESFSSASNASWAVSGSGHGYGADDVDSKSSTSTLDPPPSTSSSTQAGQRYGAGGTSATGGRPSSAVGGGSVEAAGGTGGPVAATGTGTGSRTRRNVGGRRPHKPSNLSPEEEEKRRIRRERNKQAAARCRRRREDHTNELVDETDQLEKQNQQLHQEVQSLKQEVQQLERIMDSHRDQPCQLRNRRAATGGTSNTAIAPAVPSGEQQPVLPGNGGLASNPATILLPLIKTEPEEDLADIPQHHQQPQDDQQYAYIARGAPPMKKIKIPPNQSDSLETPTPTTVFPPHSLLSPGLTGAKLSGGAGNGLGGGGAGRRPDRPRSLLIGTVAATAGGILNSNGHSALPGGAVAAAAAGGGLSTPSNGLFNFDSLMEGGTGLTPIAAPISFPPNRNPLELITPTSTDSSKLCSL; this is translated from the exons ATGAGGGACCACAGCGCCGTTGCAGCGTCCTCGGCTTTCGACGATAGCTCGCAGCAATATGACAGTGATAGTAACAGCACCAGTGGCGCCAGCCACCACAGTCAACACAGTGACGACGCGGACACTGCGGACGGTAGCAGCAACGTTAGCAATCCAGCTGCCACCAGCGATGGTGGTTCGGGCGCCGGCTCCGGGAATGCGAtggtcggtggcggcgttgcGGCACCCACTACCACCGCTGCAAGTCCTGCTCACCAATCAAAGACGCTCGATCTGTCGGTCAGTGCCGCTACCGCCAACGCCAGCGTAGCGCTCACCAGTCTTCTCCTGACGCACGCA TTTGCACCCTTCGAGGCCATCGGGGTGCACAGTGGCGTACCGAcgcgcaccacaccaacacTGACACCAACTACGCTGAAGAACATCGAGCAGAGCATCATGGGGCTGACGAGCGACAACCAGATCAACCTGCCGTACCAGGCGGGCTTCGTGCCGCCCCCGTTTCCGCTGGAAGAGCTGAGCCAGGATCGAGACGCGAGCCAGGAGTCGTTCAGCTCAGCCTCGAACGCGTCGTGGGCGGTGTCCGGTTCCGGGCACGGCTACGGTGCGGACGATGTCGACTCCAAATCGTCCACCTCGACGCTCGATCCACCACCGTCCACAAGCTCATCGACTCAGGCCGGCCAGCggtacggtgctggtggtaccaGTGCCACCGGCGGCCGTCCATCCTCGGCCGTCGGCGGTGGCAGTGTTGAAGCGGCAGGAGGAACAGGTGGCCCCGTAGCAgccacaggcacaggcacggGATCGCGCACACGCCGTAACGTCGGTGGACGCCGTCCTCACAAGCCCTCCAATTTGtcgccggaggaggaggagaagcggcGCATCAGGCGCGAGAGAAACAAGCAGGCGGCAGCTCGATGCCGGCGGCGCCGCGAAGACCACACCAACGAGCTGGTGGACGAGACGGACCAGCTGGAAAAGCAGAATCAGCAGCTGCATCAAGAGGTCCAATCGCTGAAGCAAGAGGTGCAGCAACTCGAACGGATCATGGACTCGCACCGGGATCAGCCGTGCCAGCTGCGGAACCGGCGCgctgccaccggtggcacTAGCAACACCGCCATCGCACCAGCCGTCCCGTCCGGCGAACAGCAACCAGTGCTCCCCGGTAATGGTGGTCTTGCCAGCAATCCCGCTACCatactgctgccactgatcaaaacggaaccggaagaggATCTCGCGGACAtaccgcagcaccaccaacagccacaGGACGATCAGCAGTATGCCTACATTGCTCGCGGTGCACCACCGATGAAGAA GATAAAGATACCGCCGAACCAAAGCGACAGCCTGGAAACACCGACTCCGACCACCGTCTTTCCACCACACTCGCTGCTCAGCCCGGGATTGACCGGTGCCAAGCTCAGTGGCGGCGCTGGCAATGggctcggtggcggtggagcagGGCGCCGTCCGGATCGTCCGCGTAGTCTGTTGATCGGTACcgtcgctgccaccgccggcgGCATACTCAACAGTAACGGCCATTCAGCGCTgcccggtggtgctgttgctgccgctgctgctgggggcGGCCTCTCCACACCCTCGAACGGTCTATTCAACTTCGACAGCCTGATGGAGGGTGGCACAGGGTTGACGCCAATCGCGGCCCCGATCAGCTTCCCGCCGAATCGAAACCCGCTCGAGCTTATCACACCGACCTCGACTGATTCGTCCAAGCTGTGCAGCCTctaa
- the LOC125947986 gene encoding transcription factor kayak isoform X2 — MTRDDNVLLNDVYFNAYNTNSPLTPLTPISKLFAPFEAIGVHSGVPTRTTPTLTPTTLKNIEQSIMGLTSDNQINLPYQAGFVPPPFPLEELSQDRDASQESFSSASNASWAVSGSGHGYGADDVDSKSSTSTLDPPPSTSSSTQAGQRYGAGGTSATGGRPSSAVGGGSVEAAGGTGGPVAATGTGTGSRTRRNVGGRRPHKPSNLSPEEEEKRRIRRERNKQAAARCRRRREDHTNELVDETDQLEKQNQQLHQEVQSLKQEVQQLERIMDSHRDQPCQLRNRRAATGGTSNTAIAPAVPSGEQQPVLPGNGGLASNPATILLPLIKTEPEEDLADIPQHHQQPQDDQQYAYIARGAPPMKKIKIPPNQSDSLETPTPTTVFPPHSLLSPGLTGAKLSGGAGNGLGGGGAGRRPDRPRSLLIGTVAATAGGILNSNGHSALPGGAVAAAAAGGGLSTPSNGLFNFDSLMEGGTGLTPIAAPISFPPNRNPLELITPTSTDSSKLCSL; from the exons ATGACGAGGGATGATAACGTGCTGCTGAATGATGTTTACTTCAATGCGTACAACACCAACTCACCGCTCACACCGCTAACGCCGATAAGCAAACTC TTTGCACCCTTCGAGGCCATCGGGGTGCACAGTGGCGTACCGAcgcgcaccacaccaacacTGACACCAACTACGCTGAAGAACATCGAGCAGAGCATCATGGGGCTGACGAGCGACAACCAGATCAACCTGCCGTACCAGGCGGGCTTCGTGCCGCCCCCGTTTCCGCTGGAAGAGCTGAGCCAGGATCGAGACGCGAGCCAGGAGTCGTTCAGCTCAGCCTCGAACGCGTCGTGGGCGGTGTCCGGTTCCGGGCACGGCTACGGTGCGGACGATGTCGACTCCAAATCGTCCACCTCGACGCTCGATCCACCACCGTCCACAAGCTCATCGACTCAGGCCGGCCAGCggtacggtgctggtggtaccaGTGCCACCGGCGGCCGTCCATCCTCGGCCGTCGGCGGTGGCAGTGTTGAAGCGGCAGGAGGAACAGGTGGCCCCGTAGCAgccacaggcacaggcacggGATCGCGCACACGCCGTAACGTCGGTGGACGCCGTCCTCACAAGCCCTCCAATTTGtcgccggaggaggaggagaagcggcGCATCAGGCGCGAGAGAAACAAGCAGGCGGCAGCTCGATGCCGGCGGCGCCGCGAAGACCACACCAACGAGCTGGTGGACGAGACGGACCAGCTGGAAAAGCAGAATCAGCAGCTGCATCAAGAGGTCCAATCGCTGAAGCAAGAGGTGCAGCAACTCGAACGGATCATGGACTCGCACCGGGATCAGCCGTGCCAGCTGCGGAACCGGCGCgctgccaccggtggcacTAGCAACACCGCCATCGCACCAGCCGTCCCGTCCGGCGAACAGCAACCAGTGCTCCCCGGTAATGGTGGTCTTGCCAGCAATCCCGCTACCatactgctgccactgatcaaaacggaaccggaagaggATCTCGCGGACAtaccgcagcaccaccaacagccacaGGACGATCAGCAGTATGCCTACATTGCTCGCGGTGCACCACCGATGAAGAA GATAAAGATACCGCCGAACCAAAGCGACAGCCTGGAAACACCGACTCCGACCACCGTCTTTCCACCACACTCGCTGCTCAGCCCGGGATTGACCGGTGCCAAGCTCAGTGGCGGCGCTGGCAATGggctcggtggcggtggagcagGGCGCCGTCCGGATCGTCCGCGTAGTCTGTTGATCGGTACcgtcgctgccaccgccggcgGCATACTCAACAGTAACGGCCATTCAGCGCTgcccggtggtgctgttgctgccgctgctgctgggggcGGCCTCTCCACACCCTCGAACGGTCTATTCAACTTCGACAGCCTGATGGAGGGTGGCACAGGGTTGACGCCAATCGCGGCCCCGATCAGCTTCCCGCCGAATCGAAACCCGCTCGAGCTTATCACACCGACCTCGACTGATTCGTCCAAGCTGTGCAGCCTctaa
- the LOC125947986 gene encoding transcription factor kayak isoform X3: MDVSEFANFLARELLLEQFAPFEAIGVHSGVPTRTTPTLTPTTLKNIEQSIMGLTSDNQINLPYQAGFVPPPFPLEELSQDRDASQESFSSASNASWAVSGSGHGYGADDVDSKSSTSTLDPPPSTSSSTQAGQRYGAGGTSATGGRPSSAVGGGSVEAAGGTGGPVAATGTGTGSRTRRNVGGRRPHKPSNLSPEEEEKRRIRRERNKQAAARCRRRREDHTNELVDETDQLEKQNQQLHQEVQSLKQEVQQLERIMDSHRDQPCQLRNRRAATGGTSNTAIAPAVPSGEQQPVLPGNGGLASNPATILLPLIKTEPEEDLADIPQHHQQPQDDQQYAYIARGAPPMKKIKIPPNQSDSLETPTPTTVFPPHSLLSPGLTGAKLSGGAGNGLGGGGAGRRPDRPRSLLIGTVAATAGGILNSNGHSALPGGAVAAAAAGGGLSTPSNGLFNFDSLMEGGTGLTPIAAPISFPPNRNPLELITPTSTDSSKLCSL, encoded by the exons ATGGATGTCAGCGAGTTTGCCAACTTTTTGGcccgcgagctgctgctggagcag TTTGCACCCTTCGAGGCCATCGGGGTGCACAGTGGCGTACCGAcgcgcaccacaccaacacTGACACCAACTACGCTGAAGAACATCGAGCAGAGCATCATGGGGCTGACGAGCGACAACCAGATCAACCTGCCGTACCAGGCGGGCTTCGTGCCGCCCCCGTTTCCGCTGGAAGAGCTGAGCCAGGATCGAGACGCGAGCCAGGAGTCGTTCAGCTCAGCCTCGAACGCGTCGTGGGCGGTGTCCGGTTCCGGGCACGGCTACGGTGCGGACGATGTCGACTCCAAATCGTCCACCTCGACGCTCGATCCACCACCGTCCACAAGCTCATCGACTCAGGCCGGCCAGCggtacggtgctggtggtaccaGTGCCACCGGCGGCCGTCCATCCTCGGCCGTCGGCGGTGGCAGTGTTGAAGCGGCAGGAGGAACAGGTGGCCCCGTAGCAgccacaggcacaggcacggGATCGCGCACACGCCGTAACGTCGGTGGACGCCGTCCTCACAAGCCCTCCAATTTGtcgccggaggaggaggagaagcggcGCATCAGGCGCGAGAGAAACAAGCAGGCGGCAGCTCGATGCCGGCGGCGCCGCGAAGACCACACCAACGAGCTGGTGGACGAGACGGACCAGCTGGAAAAGCAGAATCAGCAGCTGCATCAAGAGGTCCAATCGCTGAAGCAAGAGGTGCAGCAACTCGAACGGATCATGGACTCGCACCGGGATCAGCCGTGCCAGCTGCGGAACCGGCGCgctgccaccggtggcacTAGCAACACCGCCATCGCACCAGCCGTCCCGTCCGGCGAACAGCAACCAGTGCTCCCCGGTAATGGTGGTCTTGCCAGCAATCCCGCTACCatactgctgccactgatcaaaacggaaccggaagaggATCTCGCGGACAtaccgcagcaccaccaacagccacaGGACGATCAGCAGTATGCCTACATTGCTCGCGGTGCACCACCGATGAAGAA GATAAAGATACCGCCGAACCAAAGCGACAGCCTGGAAACACCGACTCCGACCACCGTCTTTCCACCACACTCGCTGCTCAGCCCGGGATTGACCGGTGCCAAGCTCAGTGGCGGCGCTGGCAATGggctcggtggcggtggagcagGGCGCCGTCCGGATCGTCCGCGTAGTCTGTTGATCGGTACcgtcgctgccaccgccggcgGCATACTCAACAGTAACGGCCATTCAGCGCTgcccggtggtgctgttgctgccgctgctgctgggggcGGCCTCTCCACACCCTCGAACGGTCTATTCAACTTCGACAGCCTGATGGAGGGTGGCACAGGGTTGACGCCAATCGCGGCCCCGATCAGCTTCCCGCCGAATCGAAACCCGCTCGAGCTTATCACACCGACCTCGACTGATTCGTCCAAGCTGTGCAGCCTctaa